TTGAGGCAGACCTCGGAATCGATACCGTCAAACAAGCTGAGATCATGGCAGCAGCCCGTGAACACTATGGCTTTGACCGTGACGACTCGTTCAGACTCGCTGAATACCCTAGCGTGAACCACTTGGCAGACTACGTGCTGGAGAAGACCCAGGGCGTAAACCATGTCGATGAAACTCCTCAGATTACAAAGACACAGGTTGTTGAAGTCGAACCCAAAGTAGCGGCGCTCGACTCACGTGAAGACATTGTCGAAAAACTCGTCCAGATTCTTTGTGAGAAGACCGGATACGATGCCGACGAGATTGAGCCAGACTTCGAACTCGAGGCGGACCTCGGAATCGATACCGTCAAACAAGCCGAGATCATGGCGGCAGCCCGCGAACACTATGGCTTTGAGCGTGACGACTCATTTAGACTCGCTGAATACCCAAGCTTGAATCACCTGGCTGACTACGTGCTTGAGAAGACTCGAAGCGTACACGCGGACTCCGTCCGCGTGGGACAGGAGTCGCAAAATGATGAACTCCCTACATCTAGTGAGCCTCAGCATATTGAGTTGGTATCCAATGCACCAGCGCTCGACTCACGCGGACAGAGCCCGCGTGTACAATCACACTCTCGTGAAGACATTGTCGAAAAGCTCGTTCAAATCCTGTGTGATAAGACCGGATACGATGCCGATGAAATCGAGGCTGACTTCGAACTCGAAGCCGATCTCGGAATCGATACCGTCAAACAAGCTGAGATCATGGCGGCAGCCCGTGAACACTATGGTTTTGAGCGTGACGACTCATTCAGGCTCGCTGAATACCCAAGCCTGAATCACCTGGCTGACTACGTGCTTGAGAAGACCCAAGTTGTACACGAGGGCTCCGTACAGGAATCGCAGGTCACCGAGTCACCTCAGATTGCCAAGACACAGGTTGTTGAGGTCGAATCCACACCGGTGGCACTCGACTCGCGCGGACAAAGCCCGCGTGCACTGCACCAACACGAAGTGCAATCTGATGTCGTGATCTCCGGCGTCGCTCTTGGCCTTCCGGGCCAAAATGAGATGTTTGCCGACAACTCAATCGATGACCTTCTCAAAGGTCAGAACTTCATTCAAAGCGTAGACCGCGACGTACGTGAGCGCATCGTCTCTAAACGCATCGTGCGCCTCGTAAAGCACGATGGCGGCGGCGGCGAGATGGAAGAAGTCACCGATCCAGATACTGTAATTAGGCTTGCTGGAAAGCCCGCAAAATTTGAGATCGAGGAGTGGGGATTGCCCGAGCGCCTCGTCGAGTCGCTGGACGACACCTCCCAAATGGCGATGGCCGCCGGACTCGCCGCGCTCAAAGACGCTGGACTTCCACTCGTTCCACGCTACCGAACCACGACGAATGGCAAGAAGGTTACCGTGGGCTGGACGCTTCCTGACGAAGTTGCCGCCGAAACCGGCGTGATCTTCGCCTCTGCATTCGCCGGCCAGGACGCCCTGATCGATGAGGTTCAGGCGTCTCACCAGCCAGGTTACCAGTTCAATCACCGGTACCTGCTCCGAGTTCTCGGCATCGCCAATTCGCGTTTTGCGGAGTTCATAGGTGCCCGCGGGCCGAACACCAAAATCAACAATGCGTGCGCAAGCACCACCACAGCCATCGCCATGGCCGAAGACTGGATTCGCCTCGGACGCTGCAAGCGCGTGGTGATCATGGGTGCAGACAATGCCTCAGGCGATACACTCTTCGAGTGGATCGGTGCAGGTTTCCTCGCCACCGGTGCGGCGAGCACGAAAGAGAATGTTGAAGACGCAGCGCTGCCCTTTGATCGGCGTCGTGACGGAATGATCATTGGCATGGGCTGTGTTGCACTCGTTGTCGAGGCTTCAGGCCTCCCAGAGGCGCGCGGAATCGAGCCTTTGGCCGACGTCTTGGGAACCCGATTCGTCAACAGCGCGCTGCATCCGACGCGACTCGACGTGGACCATATCGCGACCGAAGTAAACGCGATGATGCAGCACATCGAGAGTCGGTATCGCGTTGATCGCAAGGAGATCGCAGCCAAGACGGTTTTCGTCTCTCACGAGACCTATACGCCGGCTCGCGGCGGCAGCGCCGACGCTGAGATTTCCTCGCTGCGCCAGACGTTCGGAGACGCTGCCGACCAGGTCGTGATCGCCAACACCAAAGGCTTCACTGGCCATGCAATGGGCGCTGGAATCGAGGATGTCTTGGCGGTCAAGGCGCTACAGCGCGAAGAATTGCCACATATCGCAAACTTCAAAGAGCCCGACCCGAACCTCGGAAACCTTCGATTGAGTCAAGGCGGAAAATACCAACTCGACTACGCTCTTAGACTCGCCGCGGGGTTTGGCTCGCAGCTCGCGCTTGCATTCTTGCGCTTCCGAGCACGCGATGAAAACCGCGTCTTCAGCCCTGCGCAACAAAGGGCTTGGTTGGAAGAGGTCACTGGCTTCGAGAACCCCGTCCTGGAGGTTTCTCAGAAGACACTTCGCGTCCGTGACGCGGATCCGGCACCAAAATCGCCGGCACCTCTTGAACCACAAACTCCGGCGCACACTCCGGCGCCAGCACCTATGGTTTCAGCGCCTGAGCCAGCACCGGCGCAAGCCAAAATCTCACCGCGTCTTGTCATCGCAGCCGCAAACACAGCCCCAGGTGTAGACCACGAGGCTCTGCGGACGTTGCTCAGTGGCAAACACGTAGGTGTGATCGCTGGCCCGATGATCCTCAGCGATATGATGGTCCGTGCCCTTGAGACCCTCGGAGCCCGACCCACGCTCATCCAGCATACCCGCTCACCACTTGATGATGCGGGCCTGAACCTCGACTTTACCGACGAGGCAGCGGTGGAGCGTGAATTCTCACAACAGCGTTTTGACGGTCTCGTAAACCTTATCGGGTTCGGCCGCGAAGAACTCGATGCCGATGAAACCTGGCGCGCAGCGATCAGCAGCTTTGTAGCGGCGCGCACGTGGGCCAAACTCGGGCACCACGAAGGCGGGTTCTTTCTGAGTGTAACCGGAATGGGTGGCCGTCTCGGGTTCGCCCGCGCTCATGGACCATTGGTCACGAGCGGAGCGGTTGCCGGCCTGACCAAATCACTCGCACGTGAGTGGGAGAAAACCACTGTGCGACTCGTCGACGTGGCTCGCGAAGGATTTTATCCAACCCTCGGGGAGCAAGTATTAGCGGCCCTTCTCGGCGATCACGTCGAGCTCGGAATTCTCGGTGGCGTTCACTGGGTACCAACAACCATCTCCGTCGAAGACGCCTCGCACGGCACGCCACGATCACGCATGCCCAAAGAAGGTGCGGCGATCATCGCAACGGGCGGCGCTCGAGGAATCACAGCCAAAATCGTGCTCGACATCGCCAAGCGCGTTCGCGGAAATCATTTTGTGCTGGTCGGCCGCTCGGAGTTCCTCGGCGAGCATGTTCTCAAGATCAGCGCCGATGAAGTCAAAGCAGGCGCACGGGCGAAGCTCGAGGCCAAGGGCGTTCGAGTGACGCCTCTCGAAGTCAAAAAAGAAGTCTCGAGGCACCTCGCCCAACAAGAGATCGCCACGACACTTATGGAGATCAGGGCCCTCGGCTCATCTGCTGAATACGTGGCATGCGACATGGCAAACGGGGCCGCCATCGCGAAGATGGTTCGCCAGATCTCTCAGCCGATTGACCTTGTAATCCACGGCGCTGGTATTGAGGAATCACGCTATCTAATCGAAAAGACCACTGATGATTTTGCCCGAGTTTTCCGAGGCAAGGCGCTTGGTGCCATCGCGCTATGGCGCGCCGTCGAGCACCAGAATCCATCAGCATTCGTCGTCTTTTCGAGCGTTGCCGGCCGATTCGGGAATGTCGGTCAAGCCGACTACTCGGCAGCCAACGAAGTTCTCAACAAGCTGACAGCACATATCCAGTCCACCTCGTCTACCGCCGCCCTCTCCTTTGATTGGACAGCCTGGGACGACGTCGGGATGGCCACCGAAGGCTCCATGAAGGACATTCTCCTCGCTCGGGGCGTTCAAATGCTCGCTCCCGAAGTCGGAGCCCCAATGGTGGCCGATATTCTGAGTGCCGGATTGAGCGGCGAGTTCCTGGTTGCAGGGGCGCTCGGCGACATGGCGCCCGCCTCCGCAGTCGTGACTTTCGAGCGAAATGAACTGCCGCTGGCCGCGAGAGTTGATGAACGGACGAGCCAGAAAGTTGTGGTCAGCCGAACGTTCTCCATCGACGACCGTTTCATGCGCGACCACACCTACCAAGGAAGCTCGATTCTGCCGGGCGTGATGGGCTATGAAATGATGTTCGAGGCGGCGAAGCTCCTTATAGGGCGCGCACCTGAAGGGGCGCAGAATGTCCGCTTCGACAAAGCCATCAAACTCCTAAGGGACGAGCCTGTTGCCGTGAAAGCCGTGGCTGAACGAGCACCAGGAAAGATCGTGTGCCGCGTTGAGTCCTCGCGTAAAACCGTCACCGGTCGCGAACTCAACGAGGTTCACTTCACCGCAGAATTTCTCGAGCACTCGGCAGCACGCCCATCGTTTGTGTGTAGTTCCGAAGATCTCATGGAAGGACCTGACCATAGAGAGATCTACGAGCGCTACTTTCACACCGGGGTGTTCCGAGTGCTCGACTCTGCGGCCTATGTCGGACCCAACGTCGTGATCGCGCAGGGCCGCGTGCCAGCCGAGACATGGCTCGAAGGCGCCACAAACACCGCGTTTGAGTCGGAGCCCATGCTAAGAGAGATGGCGTTTCAAACCATCGGCATCTGGGGCATGATTCACACAAAGAAGAGCTACTTGCCTTTAGCGATTCGCGAGAATTACCACGCCGGATCGGCCGCGCCGTCGAGCGCTGTCCGAATCCGTGCCGTACATCGCGAAACCACGGAACACAGCATCATCTTTGATGCCGAGGTCAGAGACGAGTTCGGCAAACTCCTGCTTCAACTTGATGGCGTTGAGCTCGTGGCGCATCAATCCTTGCGCGATGACGAGTGTTTCGAAGAACTCAAGCCTTCAACCATGACGATCCTACGCGCGACCTTGCCTGAGGCACAGGCGTGGCTTGATGATCACGGTATCGCACACGACGACTTTCTCACCGCTCAGGAGCGTGAAGCTTTTGACCGCTTCCTCTCGGATAGGCGCAAGTCGGAATGGCTTAGCGCGAGGGTTGCCTCGAAACGCCTAGTGGCCACTTACCTTCAGGACTTTTACGGAATTGAGGCCAATCCGGGCGATATTGTGATCGACAAGGATGTGCATAAGGCGCCTGTCGTGGCGCTTCGCGGCAGCCTCGGAAGACTCGACCTTCCTTTGCCCGACTTAACTATCACACACTCGGGTGGAGTGGCCTACGCCGCCATCACGCCCGAGCCTAAGGTCCGCATAGGTATTGACCTTGAGACCATTGAGCCACGTGAAGATTCGTTCGCACAAACCTATTTCAGTGCGCAAGAATTGCAGGAGATGCCAGAGCTTGATAGTCAAGTACGTCTAGCCGCACTGTGGACATGCAAGGAAGCAGTGAGTAAAGCATTAGGTGTAGGGTTACACCTGAACGTGATGGATATCCAACTCTCGGAGTTCAAACCAAGTGGCAATGGATACTCTGCACGCGTTACCTTACATAGAGAGACAGCGGCTCAATTCCCTCACGTGGGAGCTGCTCAATTTGAAGTAGGATTTGAAGTGGTCGATCGTTACGTATTTGCTAAGGCACGCCTCGAAGACGCCCCAGAACGCGAAAACACCGTTCAAGCATCTTCTAAAGAAACAAAAAAAGAGAGTGAAGTAGACACGGAGATACTTGCTGCCGTGGCCGCCCTGCTCTTCCACAAGGGACTCCTCACAGGAACTCAGTCCCAAGACCACTCGTCCGAAAGGAGGTCCTGATGTACCTCGTCAAAGTTGACCAACAGAAAGAGTTTGCCATCGACTTGATCGAGGCACGTCGTGGCACATGGCATGCCCGCCTTCATAACGGCAAAACGGTTGCGCTGCAGCTGCGCGGACGCGACGATAACGGCGACTTCATCGTCGTAGTCGATGGCGAAGAACACGTAGTTGGACTGCATCGCAACGGGCGAACCCTGATGTCTATGGGCGAGTTGACGGCGGCGATCGAAGTCACACCCGGCGCCGATATCATCCTCGATGACCTTGGCCTCAAACAGCCAGACAAGCTTCCACACGTTGCTCTCACAAGCCCCATCACGGGCATCGTTGTGGAAGTGCTCGTAGAGACCGGAATGGCTGTCAAAGCGGGGCAAGCGCTCGTTGTGGTTGAAGCCATGAAAATGGAAAACACGCTGGTAGCCGCTCAAGATGGGATCGTAAGAGAGATCCCGACAGAGGCCGGCCGCACTGTATTTGTTGGCGATGAGCTCGTCCTCTTCGAATAAAAGGGAAGGAATATGTCTATTGATTTGACCAAACTCGAGGGCGAAGGTTTGCCTGAAGAGTCCGAAGTTCGGGAACTCGTACGTGAGAGAGCCCGTGGAATTTCCATTGCGAGACGCCGACTTGAACTCCTTTTTGACGAAGGGTCCATGGAAGAAATCGGCGCCGAAGTTCTGCATCGAAGCGTCGACTTCGGGCTAGATAAGAAACGCCTTCCGGGCGATGGCGTGATTACGGCGTGCGGAACCGTTGACGGACGCCCTGTCTACGCGTTTTCGCAAGACAAGACCGTGCTCGGTGGAAGCCTCGGTGAAGCCCATGCCCGAAAGATT
This Microvenator marinus DNA region includes the following protein-coding sequences:
- a CDS encoding type I polyketide synthase, with the protein product MRATSTEVPLLDFQDAEIFARTGRKYAVWCKDHQSLNFARQRGLKPIVHPFADIRDGEVSLAQFEGEYSNTSHTGSRDSDAKPASGDLPNDAIAIIGIGAIMPGALNAATFWNNIVTGVSSISEVPKDRWDPEIYWDEDANAPDKTYSKIGGWIRGFEFDRKLYRMPPSVVEKTDSTQLICLSAVREALDDAGYLDKEFARERCAVILGNSLGGDLRDRTNLRIHYAEIEDMFRRKLNGASPGLLAEMRAEFEAKMPQVNEDAMPGELANVIAGRVAQAFDLQGPNFVVDAACASALAAVENAVKGLRARNFDVAITGGADRTMGPTSFVKFSKIGALSPDGSRPFDTQANGFVMGEGAGIMVLKRLEDAVRDGDKIYATIRGVGGSSDGKGKGITAPNPRGQSLAIERAWADAGLDPRTVSLIEAHGTSTPVGDPSEVQAIRNALDAGSGEWVSDYVALGSVKSQIGHLKSAAGAAGLIKTALALKNRLLPPSINVSEVNPKLELNGSKLRVQTSAQDWEVRDGALRRAGVSAFGFGGTNFHVVLEEYAPEALGGSTFVPGAHFSTNETKMDDVVMNQAFDAGVLTFSANTFEELQSKFQTFEADLRANRARALQGHALDLNQPLSLTPEPFKLAIAFASPEELDERVAKASKAVASNKGWRVLSNQGIFLQESVADGKLAMLFPGQGSQYLMMGQALCERFPVAQRVFDEADRIMMPILGRKLSDIINPDLSKIDAAQAFRDLSQTEVTQPAVLTLNVAILEVLKSMGIQPDIVAGHSLGEYGACVAAGVMSFESALKTVAARGTEMARATPMNGDCGIMASVPASVDEVQAVLKSVDGYVVCANKNCPGQTIIAGLTEPTRIAIQKFRDLGLEVMELPVSHAFHSKVVAAASVPLRKHLEGIAINSPALPILTNVTGGAYPTEPGQIRDLLSEQVAAPVEYIEMIENMYEMGARTFVEVGPKRAQATFVTSILAERAHCSIFTNHPKRGDIGSIMDAIAQIAVHAGSVRVGQESHVNETPQVTKTQIVEIEPRVAALDLRQSPSAQSHSREDIVQKLVQILCEKTGYDADEIEPDFELEADLGIDTVKQAEIMAAAREHYGFDRDDSFRLAEYPSVNHLADYVLEKTQGVNHVDETPQITKTQVVEVEPKVAALDSREDIVEKLVQILCEKTGYDADEIEPDFELEADLGIDTVKQAEIMAAAREHYGFERDDSFRLAEYPSLNHLADYVLEKTRSVHADSVRVGQESQNDELPTSSEPQHIELVSNAPALDSRGQSPRVQSHSREDIVEKLVQILCDKTGYDADEIEADFELEADLGIDTVKQAEIMAAAREHYGFERDDSFRLAEYPSLNHLADYVLEKTQVVHEGSVQESQVTESPQIAKTQVVEVESTPVALDSRGQSPRALHQHEVQSDVVISGVALGLPGQNEMFADNSIDDLLKGQNFIQSVDRDVRERIVSKRIVRLVKHDGGGGEMEEVTDPDTVIRLAGKPAKFEIEEWGLPERLVESLDDTSQMAMAAGLAALKDAGLPLVPRYRTTTNGKKVTVGWTLPDEVAAETGVIFASAFAGQDALIDEVQASHQPGYQFNHRYLLRVLGIANSRFAEFIGARGPNTKINNACASTTTAIAMAEDWIRLGRCKRVVIMGADNASGDTLFEWIGAGFLATGAASTKENVEDAALPFDRRRDGMIIGMGCVALVVEASGLPEARGIEPLADVLGTRFVNSALHPTRLDVDHIATEVNAMMQHIESRYRVDRKEIAAKTVFVSHETYTPARGGSADAEISSLRQTFGDAADQVVIANTKGFTGHAMGAGIEDVLAVKALQREELPHIANFKEPDPNLGNLRLSQGGKYQLDYALRLAAGFGSQLALAFLRFRARDENRVFSPAQQRAWLEEVTGFENPVLEVSQKTLRVRDADPAPKSPAPLEPQTPAHTPAPAPMVSAPEPAPAQAKISPRLVIAAANTAPGVDHEALRTLLSGKHVGVIAGPMILSDMMVRALETLGARPTLIQHTRSPLDDAGLNLDFTDEAAVEREFSQQRFDGLVNLIGFGREELDADETWRAAISSFVAARTWAKLGHHEGGFFLSVTGMGGRLGFARAHGPLVTSGAVAGLTKSLAREWEKTTVRLVDVAREGFYPTLGEQVLAALLGDHVELGILGGVHWVPTTISVEDASHGTPRSRMPKEGAAIIATGGARGITAKIVLDIAKRVRGNHFVLVGRSEFLGEHVLKISADEVKAGARAKLEAKGVRVTPLEVKKEVSRHLAQQEIATTLMEIRALGSSAEYVACDMANGAAIAKMVRQISQPIDLVIHGAGIEESRYLIEKTTDDFARVFRGKALGAIALWRAVEHQNPSAFVVFSSVAGRFGNVGQADYSAANEVLNKLTAHIQSTSSTAALSFDWTAWDDVGMATEGSMKDILLARGVQMLAPEVGAPMVADILSAGLSGEFLVAGALGDMAPASAVVTFERNELPLAARVDERTSQKVVVSRTFSIDDRFMRDHTYQGSSILPGVMGYEMMFEAAKLLIGRAPEGAQNVRFDKAIKLLRDEPVAVKAVAERAPGKIVCRVESSRKTVTGRELNEVHFTAEFLEHSAARPSFVCSSEDLMEGPDHREIYERYFHTGVFRVLDSAAYVGPNVVIAQGRVPAETWLEGATNTAFESEPMLREMAFQTIGIWGMIHTKKSYLPLAIRENYHAGSAAPSSAVRIRAVHRETTEHSIIFDAEVRDEFGKLLLQLDGVELVAHQSLRDDECFEELKPSTMTILRATLPEAQAWLDDHGIAHDDFLTAQEREAFDRFLSDRRKSEWLSARVASKRLVATYLQDFYGIEANPGDIVIDKDVHKAPVVALRGSLGRLDLPLPDLTITHSGGVAYAAITPEPKVRIGIDLETIEPREDSFAQTYFSAQELQEMPELDSQVRLAALWTCKEAVSKALGVGLHLNVMDIQLSEFKPSGNGYSARVTLHRETAAQFPHVGAAQFEVGFEVVDRYVFAKARLEDAPERENTVQASSKETKKESEVDTEILAAVAALLFHKGLLTGTQSQDHSSERRS
- a CDS encoding acetyl-CoA carboxylase biotin carboxyl carrier protein subunit, which produces MYLVKVDQQKEFAIDLIEARRGTWHARLHNGKTVALQLRGRDDNGDFIVVVDGEEHVVGLHRNGRTLMSMGELTAAIEVTPGADIILDDLGLKQPDKLPHVALTSPITGIVVEVLVETGMAVKAGQALVVVEAMKMENTLVAAQDGIVREIPTEAGRTVFVGDELVLFE